One genomic window of Leptotrichia shahii includes the following:
- the nrdI gene encoding class Ib ribonucleoside-diphosphate reductase assembly flavoprotein NrdI — protein MYIYYDSKTGNVERFIKKMQSQRPDWHFIKINPTMIIKNEGHFLTFTTKIGEVPETTDKFLENGNNSKLIKSVSSSGNRNWGQFFALAADKIQEKYGIPVLMKFELSGTSTEVENYIDYLENN, from the coding sequence ATGTATATATATTATGATTCAAAAACAGGAAATGTTGAGCGGTTTATAAAAAAAATGCAATCACAACGTCCAGACTGGCATTTTATAAAAATAAATCCAACTATGATAATCAAAAACGAAGGGCATTTTCTAACATTCACAACAAAAATTGGAGAAGTTCCAGAAACAACAGACAAGTTTTTAGAAAATGGAAATAATAGCAAATTGATAAAATCAGTGAGTTCTAGCGGAAATAGAAACTGGGGACAATTTTTCGCACTAGCAGCTGATAAAATTCAAGAGAAATATGGAATTCCAGTATTGATGAAATTTGAGCTGTCGGGAACAAGTACGGAAGTGGAAAATTATATAGATTATTTGGAAAATAACTAA